The following coding sequences are from one Shewanella eurypsychrophilus window:
- a CDS encoding fumarate hydratase, with the protein MYKEVIVSKEVVIKQADLIESVADSLQYISYYHPKDFVDAMTQAYEREESAAAKDAIAQILINSRMSAEGKRPLCQDTGIVTCFVKVGMAVKWDKTDMTIQQMVDEGVRQAYLNPDNPLRASIVADPAGARKNTKDNTPSVVHIDMIPGNHIEVAIAAKGGGSENKSKMAMLNPSDDIAAWVERTLPTMGAGWCPPGMLGIGIGGTAEKAAVLAKESLMDPVNIHELQQKGADTAEEKLRLDIFERSNNLGIGAQGLGGLTTVLDVKIKSVPTHAASKPVVMIPNCAATRHVHFHLDGTGPADLVPPSLDDWPVITREAGENTHRVDLDKVTQAEIETWKSGDTLLLNGKMLTGRDAAHKRIQTLIESGEGLPEGVDFTGKFIYYVGPVDPVGNEVVGPAGPTTATRMDKFTDLMLEKTGLMGMIGKAERGPATVESIKKHKAVYLMAVGGAAYLVSKAIKKSRVVAFADLGMEAIYEFDVKDMPVTVAVDSEGVNAHETGPAMWKINVK; encoded by the coding sequence ATGTATAAGGAAGTGATTGTGAGTAAAGAAGTAGTCATTAAACAAGCCGATCTCATCGAGAGCGTAGCCGATTCCCTACAATATATCTCTTACTATCATCCTAAGGATTTCGTTGATGCAATGACGCAAGCCTATGAGCGTGAAGAAAGTGCAGCAGCAAAAGATGCTATCGCACAGATATTAATTAATTCACGCATGTCTGCCGAAGGGAAAAGACCACTTTGTCAGGATACGGGGATCGTGACCTGTTTCGTCAAGGTCGGTATGGCTGTTAAGTGGGATAAAACTGATATGACCATTCAGCAGATGGTCGATGAGGGCGTGAGACAAGCCTATCTTAATCCAGACAATCCACTGCGTGCATCTATAGTCGCAGATCCAGCCGGGGCACGTAAAAATACCAAAGATAACACGCCATCTGTGGTCCACATCGATATGATACCAGGCAATCACATAGAGGTTGCTATCGCTGCTAAGGGCGGTGGTTCTGAAAATAAATCTAAGATGGCGATGCTTAACCCTTCTGATGATATCGCCGCTTGGGTAGAGAGAACATTACCTACTATGGGCGCAGGCTGGTGTCCACCAGGAATGCTTGGTATTGGTATCGGCGGTACCGCTGAAAAAGCGGCGGTATTAGCTAAAGAATCGTTAATGGATCCGGTCAATATCCATGAACTTCAGCAAAAAGGCGCTGACACAGCCGAAGAAAAGTTACGTCTTGATATTTTCGAACGTTCAAACAACTTAGGCATAGGTGCTCAAGGGCTTGGTGGCTTAACCACTGTGCTGGATGTGAAAATCAAGTCGGTTCCAACTCATGCAGCCTCAAAGCCTGTCGTTATGATCCCTAACTGTGCGGCGACACGCCACGTTCACTTCCATTTAGATGGCACTGGACCTGCTGACTTAGTCCCGCCTTCTCTAGACGATTGGCCTGTGATCACTCGTGAAGCGGGAGAGAACACCCATCGCGTCGATCTAGATAAAGTCACTCAAGCAGAAATTGAAACGTGGAAGAGCGGTGATACGCTACTGCTCAATGGAAAAATGTTAACTGGCCGTGACGCTGCCCATAAGCGTATTCAGACATTAATTGAAAGTGGTGAAGGCCTACCAGAAGGTGTCGACTTTACCGGTAAGTTCATCTATTACGTTGGACCCGTTGATCCAGTTGGTAATGAGGTCGTTGGACCTGCAGGCCCGACAACAGCAACACGTATGGATAAGTTCACTGACTTGATGCTCGAAAAAACGGGTTTGATGGGCATGATAGGTAAAGCTGAGCGTGGTCCAGCGACTGTTGAGTCTATTAAGAAGCATAAAGCCGTCTATCTTATGGCTGTCGGTGGCGCTGCATACTTGGTGTCTAAGGCCATTAAAAAATCACGAGTCGTTGCCTTTGCAGACTTAGGTATGGAAGCTATCTATGAATTTGATGTTAAAGATATGCCAGTAACCGTAGCGGTTGATTCAGAGGGCGTTAATGCCCATGAAACTGGACCGGCTATGTGGAAAATTAACGTAAAATAA
- a CDS encoding GDYXXLXY domain-containing protein: protein MKLNSGLVQDTVWYQSHTFKIGLIVAITLQLSVLVVEYLGSVWPIWTGAPIILKTQPYDPRSLFRGNFVRLSYDISQVESDNASEYKLGSVVYVSVKEELSHWGFQSISKVKPVTGLFIRGRVRANYGNSLSIEYGIEAFFMPKEKALLAQETLREGALMRIFVSGSGKARVQEFVCQGDAC, encoded by the coding sequence ATGAAGCTTAATTCAGGTCTAGTGCAAGATACAGTCTGGTATCAGAGTCATACCTTTAAGATAGGACTCATCGTCGCGATCACTCTTCAGCTTTCGGTGCTAGTGGTAGAGTATTTGGGCTCAGTCTGGCCGATTTGGACCGGCGCCCCAATCATACTCAAAACCCAGCCTTATGATCCCAGAAGCTTGTTTCGAGGTAATTTTGTGCGGCTTAGTTATGATATCAGTCAAGTTGAGAGTGATAATGCCAGTGAATATAAGCTCGGCAGTGTCGTGTATGTCAGTGTCAAAGAAGAACTGAGCCATTGGGGCTTTCAAAGTATCTCCAAGGTCAAACCGGTAACAGGGTTGTTTATACGGGGAAGGGTGAGGGCTAATTACGGTAACAGCTTATCTATCGAGTACGGTATAGAAGCATTTTTTATGCCCAAAGAAAAAGCGCTTTTAGCACAAGAAACCCTAAGGGAAGGAGCATTGATGCGTATCTTTGTGTCGGGAAGCGGTAAAGCCCGTGTGCAGGAATTTGTCTGCCAAGGTGATGCTTGTTGA
- the pabB gene encoding aminodeoxychorismate synthase component I — MSLSTLQDTSILHLDWKYTASELFAPFSQQAWSMLLTSADTNHSDSRYDIICVAPVASLVTQDDTTSICYYDNHDNKPVCTDLRQSQVNPFDLISQEINRFFPVSKASSLPFSGGAMGSFSYDLARLVEKLPTLAEEDIDLPQMNIGIYTWALVFDRQLKLWSLVHYGSKDDAKSALAWVESVLSATEPSTAEPFELTSTWQAQITKSQYIEKFDRIQTYLNSGDCYQINLTQRFSASYNGDEWHAFLKLSKENKAPYSAFIRLPEAALISISPERFIQLRGQDIQTKPIKGTKPRFSDAGLDIASAEQLLNSEKDRAENLMIVDLLRNDLGKVAKPGSVKVPHLFKVESFPAVHHLVSTVTAKLDNQYHATDLLKASFPGGSITGAPKIRAMEIIEELEPSRRSLYCGSIGYISQDGQMDTSITIRTLVATKGEIHCWAGGGIVADSQADDEYQESYDKVSKILPILEG, encoded by the coding sequence ATGAGTTTATCGACGCTGCAGGACACTTCAATACTGCATCTGGATTGGAAATACACAGCATCAGAGCTTTTTGCACCCTTCTCACAGCAAGCCTGGTCTATGCTTCTCACCTCAGCTGATACCAACCACAGTGATAGCCGATATGACATTATTTGTGTTGCTCCAGTCGCAAGTTTAGTCACCCAAGATGACACGACTTCAATCTGTTACTATGACAATCACGATAATAAACCGGTATGTACCGATTTAAGACAAAGCCAAGTAAACCCATTCGATTTAATCTCTCAAGAAATTAACCGTTTCTTTCCCGTCTCAAAAGCATCCAGTTTACCTTTCTCTGGTGGTGCTATGGGCAGTTTCAGCTATGATCTGGCACGCTTGGTGGAAAAGCTACCCACTCTCGCCGAGGAAGATATCGATTTACCTCAAATGAACATAGGTATTTATACTTGGGCATTGGTATTTGATCGACAACTCAAACTCTGGAGTCTGGTTCATTATGGTTCAAAAGATGATGCCAAATCTGCCTTAGCTTGGGTTGAGTCTGTCTTATCAGCAACTGAACCATCGACAGCAGAACCATTTGAGCTCACGTCTACATGGCAAGCACAAATAACAAAATCACAATACATTGAAAAGTTTGATCGTATTCAGACTTACCTTAACAGTGGGGATTGTTACCAAATCAATCTCACTCAACGTTTCAGCGCCAGTTACAATGGCGATGAGTGGCACGCTTTCTTAAAACTCAGCAAAGAAAATAAAGCACCTTACTCGGCATTTATTCGTTTACCTGAGGCGGCACTAATCTCAATTTCCCCTGAGCGATTTATTCAATTAAGGGGGCAGGATATACAGACAAAACCAATAAAAGGCACTAAGCCAAGATTTTCGGATGCAGGGTTAGATATAGCCTCTGCTGAGCAGTTGCTAAATTCAGAAAAAGATCGCGCCGAAAACCTGATGATTGTCGATCTATTAAGAAACGATCTTGGCAAAGTGGCGAAGCCCGGCTCTGTAAAGGTGCCACACCTATTTAAAGTTGAAAGCTTCCCTGCGGTGCATCATCTAGTCAGTACCGTGACAGCCAAGCTAGATAACCAATACCATGCGACAGATCTTTTAAAAGCGAGTTTCCCTGGCGGTTCAATTACAGGGGCACCCAAAATAAGGGCAATGGAGATTATTGAAGAACTAGAACCATCAAGACGCAGCTTATACTGCGGCTCTATCGGCTACATCAGTCAAGATGGTCAAATGGACACTAGCATTACCATCAGAACGTTAGTCGCAACTAAAGGAGAAATACACTGCTGGGCTGGCGGCGGTATTGTTGCAGACTCTCAAGCTGATGATGAGTATCAGGAGAGTTATGATAAGGTAAGTAAAATCTTGCCGATACTTGAAGGGTAA
- a CDS encoding alpha/beta hydrolase family protein has product MKKTAIILAMASTGVILSAQASSLQPFKVQDLVKINRLHSASLSNDGHKLVYAIKKFDEAGKANSDLYIQDLSQAASKAKQLTYAAGTEHSAVFSADDQSVFFLASRDGSSQLYQLPLNGGEAKQVSQLPLDIEGFKLSQDGTQVVLNMRVFPDCQDLQCSKDKFTAEAERKSTGREYKQLMVRHWDTWSDHSRSHLFVAQLNGEKIIDAVDVTAGLDTETPPKPFSGMEEVTFTPDGKHVVYSAKAPSKDQAWITNYDLWQVPVTGGEATNLTETNKAWDAHPTFSADGRYLAYLAMKKPGFEADRYRIMLRDTVTGQEKEVAPLWDRSASSLTFGKDNRTLYVTAQDVGQVTVFEVNTQFGDVKTVFNDGSNSIVGISNDKIIFNHKSLVQPGDLHSINFDGQGLQKLTDVNSEKLAKIKFGEFEQFSFKGWNNEEVHGYWIKPSNYKAGTKYPIAFLVHGGPQGSFGNSFSSRWNAQLWAGAGYGVVMIDFHGSTGYGQAFTDSITQDWGGKPLEDLQKGLDAVTQQQKWLDPNRTCALGGSYGGYMMNWIQGNWSDGFNCLVNHAGLFDMRSMYYVTEELWFPEYEFGGTYDENKALYEKFNPVNYVENWKTPMLVIHGEKDFRVPYGQGLAAFTFMQRKGIPSELLIYPEENHWILNPDNLEQWYANVLGWMDRWTKK; this is encoded by the coding sequence ATGAAAAAAACTGCAATCATACTTGCTATGGCGAGTACCGGAGTCATCTTATCGGCTCAGGCCTCATCTCTACAGCCTTTTAAGGTCCAGGACCTAGTTAAAATCAACAGGTTACACTCGGCAAGTTTATCAAATGATGGTCATAAACTTGTTTATGCAATCAAAAAATTTGATGAAGCAGGCAAGGCAAATTCAGATCTGTATATTCAAGATCTATCCCAAGCTGCTAGCAAAGCGAAACAACTGACTTATGCAGCAGGCACTGAACATAGCGCCGTGTTTTCAGCTGACGATCAGTCTGTATTTTTCTTAGCGAGCCGCGATGGTTCGAGTCAGCTATATCAACTTCCATTGAATGGCGGTGAAGCCAAACAGGTTTCACAATTGCCACTCGATATAGAAGGCTTCAAATTGTCTCAAGATGGCACCCAAGTCGTCTTGAATATGCGGGTATTCCCAGATTGTCAGGACCTGCAATGTTCAAAAGATAAATTCACTGCAGAAGCTGAACGTAAGTCTACTGGACGTGAATATAAGCAGCTAATGGTCAGACATTGGGATACATGGAGTGATCATTCAAGAAGTCACCTATTTGTTGCTCAGTTAAATGGTGAAAAGATCATTGACGCTGTCGATGTTACAGCAGGCCTTGATACAGAAACCCCGCCTAAGCCATTCTCTGGCATGGAAGAGGTGACTTTCACACCTGATGGTAAACATGTTGTTTACAGTGCTAAAGCGCCGAGTAAAGATCAAGCATGGATCACTAATTATGATTTATGGCAAGTGCCTGTTACTGGTGGTGAAGCCACCAATCTGACTGAGACTAATAAGGCTTGGGATGCTCACCCAACATTTTCTGCCGATGGTCGCTACCTTGCTTATCTCGCCATGAAAAAGCCAGGTTTTGAAGCTGACAGATACCGCATTATGCTACGCGATACTGTCACCGGTCAGGAAAAAGAGGTCGCGCCACTATGGGATCGAAGTGCAAGTTCTCTAACATTTGGTAAAGATAACCGTACTTTATATGTCACGGCTCAAGATGTAGGCCAAGTCACGGTCTTTGAGGTGAATACGCAATTTGGTGATGTTAAAACGGTATTCAATGATGGCAGTAACAGCATCGTAGGGATCAGTAATGACAAGATTATCTTTAACCATAAGAGTCTCGTTCAACCTGGCGATCTGCACTCAATCAACTTTGACGGTCAAGGTCTGCAAAAACTGACCGATGTTAACAGTGAAAAGTTGGCAAAAATCAAGTTCGGTGAGTTTGAACAATTTAGTTTCAAGGGCTGGAATAACGAAGAAGTTCATGGCTATTGGATTAAACCGTCCAACTATAAAGCCGGGACCAAATACCCGATCGCTTTCTTAGTTCACGGTGGCCCACAAGGTTCATTTGGCAACTCTTTTAGCAGTCGCTGGAACGCTCAATTATGGGCTGGTGCCGGATATGGCGTAGTGATGATCGATTTTCATGGTTCTACTGGCTATGGTCAGGCATTTACCGACTCAATCACACAAGATTGGGGTGGGAAGCCGCTTGAAGACTTGCAAAAAGGCCTTGATGCTGTCACTCAGCAGCAAAAGTGGTTAGATCCTAACCGTACTTGTGCACTAGGAGGTTCATACGGCGGCTACATGATGAACTGGATCCAAGGTAATTGGAGCGATGGGTTTAACTGTCTGGTTAATCACGCTGGTTTGTTTGATATGCGTTCTATGTACTATGTGACCGAAGAGCTTTGGTTCCCAGAGTATGAGTTCGGTGGTACTTACGACGAAAATAAAGCGCTATATGAGAAATTTAATCCAGTGAATTACGTTGAGAACTGGAAGACGCCTATGTTGGTGATCCATGGTGAAAAAGATTTCCGTGTTCCTTATGGTCAAGGTCTTGCTGCGTTTACCTTTATGCAAAGAAAAGGCATTCCATCTGAGTTGCTGATTTATCCGGAAGAGAATCATTGGATCCTCAATCCTGATAACCTGGAACAATGGTACGCCAATGTCTTGGGTTGGATGGACCGCTGGACTAAAAAGTAA
- a CDS encoding DUF2157 domain-containing protein — translation MRLIQLLKKDLAQETRGWVDEKLITHEQGQAILAKYGESLENDTNKTSFGYYLLMALGSLFIGLALILIISHNWDEIPSLVKTGALILLTATTNLFGFRLYLTNRYQAANIWLFFGAISYGTSIMLIAQIYHLGEHYPDGIYWWALGVLPVALLTRSRLLSLLMLALATIWLCVEVGEAFFPASYPVFLLSALFIALFCRSTPIIFVFSLFALLVWLNLALAWLMGSGIHYEPFGDLLPFSLALGLVLNGLAWALMRTMNPTWREYGLVLHLWLLRASVVTLLILSFEGVWYEYSSESDITQVLSIAALIMGGVLSWRLSAKNGRYASMPAVLFSLCFSICFIVQAYFSSGDMIAAVTINFLLLVQGISLIRRGIEQDETQYFYTGVAVLLATAFVRYFDLIGDYLGGALLFLIAASIMMLAARYWRLRGQTEPGGRTNEA, via the coding sequence ATGCGGCTGATACAATTATTAAAGAAAGATTTAGCACAAGAAACCAGAGGCTGGGTAGATGAAAAACTCATCACCCATGAGCAAGGCCAAGCTATTTTAGCTAAGTATGGTGAGTCCTTGGAAAATGACACCAATAAAACCAGCTTTGGTTATTATCTCTTGATGGCATTAGGCAGCTTATTTATCGGGCTGGCCCTTATATTAATCATTTCTCATAACTGGGATGAGATCCCAAGCTTAGTTAAAACCGGCGCCTTAATCTTATTGACTGCCACCACTAACCTATTTGGTTTTCGTTTGTATCTGACTAACCGGTATCAGGCCGCAAATATTTGGTTGTTTTTTGGGGCCATATCCTATGGCACCAGTATTATGCTGATTGCGCAAATTTATCACTTAGGTGAGCATTATCCAGATGGTATATATTGGTGGGCGTTAGGGGTGTTGCCCGTAGCGCTATTAACCCGAAGCCGTTTGCTGTCATTACTGATGCTCGCGCTTGCGACAATCTGGCTGTGCGTAGAGGTAGGTGAAGCATTTTTCCCCGCGAGTTATCCTGTCTTTCTCTTATCGGCTCTATTTATTGCGCTATTTTGCCGCTCAACTCCCATAATATTTGTCTTTAGTCTGTTTGCACTGCTGGTTTGGCTTAACTTAGCATTGGCTTGGCTGATGGGCAGCGGCATTCATTATGAGCCCTTTGGCGACTTGCTGCCGTTCTCTCTCGCGCTTGGGTTAGTACTCAATGGACTGGCTTGGGCATTGATGCGCACCATGAATCCTACATGGCGAGAGTATGGACTCGTGTTGCATCTTTGGCTCTTAAGAGCGTCAGTAGTGACTCTGCTCATACTCAGTTTTGAAGGTGTCTGGTACGAATACTCATCAGAAAGTGATATTACTCAGGTATTGAGTATTGCAGCATTGATTATGGGCGGCGTGCTTTCATGGAGGTTGTCTGCTAAAAATGGCCGATATGCCTCGATGCCCGCTGTACTTTTTAGCCTTTGCTTCAGTATTTGTTTCATTGTTCAAGCCTACTTTAGCAGCGGCGATATGATTGCCGCTGTCACTATCAATTTTTTATTGCTGGTGCAGGGCATAAGTTTGATTAGGCGGGGCATAGAGCAAGACGAAACCCAATACTTTTATACCGGAGTCGCGGTGTTGTTAGCGACGGCATTTGTGCGATATTTCGATCTTATCGGTGATTATCTCGGCGGTGCGCTGCTGTTTCTGATTGCCGCGTCTATCATGATGCTGGCTGCCAGATATTGGCGATTACGCGGGCAAACAGAGCCTGGAGGGCGAACGAATGAAGCTTAA